Below is a window of Leifsonia sp. NPDC080035 DNA.
CGACCTGCGCGACCACACCCACGACAGGCACCGCACCGTCGACGACACCCCGTACGGCGGGGGAGCCGGCATGGTCATGAAGCCGGAGCCGTGGGGCGAGGCGCTCGACGGCATCCTGGGTTCCGGCGACGAGGACCCGTTGGTGATCTTCCCGTCGCCGGCGGGAGAGGTGTTCACGCAGGCGATGGCGCGAGAGCTGGCCGGCGAGCGTCACCTGGTCTTCGGCTGCGGACGCTACGAGGGGATCGACCAGCGGGTGTTCGACGACACGGAGGCGCGGGCGCGTGTCCGCCTGGTGAGCATCGGCGACTACGTGCTCAACGGCGGCGAGGTCGCCACCATGGCGATGATCGAGGCGATCGGCCGGCTCATCCCTGGCGTCGTCGGCAACCCGGAGTCCCTGGTGCAGGAGTCGCACGAGGGCGGCCT
It encodes the following:
- the trmD gene encoding tRNA (guanosine(37)-N1)-methyltransferase TrmD, producing the protein MRIDIVTIFPTFFDALDISLLGKARQSGIIRLGVHDLRDHTHDRHRTVDDTPYGGGAGMVMKPEPWGEALDGILGSGDEDPLVIFPSPAGEVFTQAMARELAGERHLVFGCGRYEGIDQRVFDDTEARARVRLVSIGDYVLNGGEVATMAMIEAIGRLIPGVVGNPESLVQESHEGGLLEYPSYTKPAVWRGHEVPPVLLSGNHGAIAAWRHEQSVARTARVRPDLLP